One region of Baekduia soli genomic DNA includes:
- a CDS encoding FadR/GntR family transcriptional regulator, protein MTRIKKAHQHVYEQLRGRIASGALPNGARLPSEAELAGQFGVSRGTMREALRALEMQHLVHTTRGVGGGNVVTTPTVAQVTGDIGANIMMLWEADDLALEEFLEVRGLLEVYAARQSAKRRTPEQLDAMRRALSAEPPSDGTAERISLSADFHMAVLAGACNSLLTLQAAPIYMVLKQRMSREPLNDAFGCQLHDEHRDIYDAIRDQDSARAARLMRAHLNWQVTIYRRIWSDPPAGASGASGPPAL, encoded by the coding sequence ATGACCCGGATCAAGAAGGCTCACCAGCACGTCTACGAGCAACTCCGCGGCCGGATCGCGAGCGGCGCGCTCCCCAACGGGGCTCGCCTTCCGAGTGAGGCCGAGCTGGCAGGGCAGTTCGGCGTCAGCCGGGGCACGATGCGCGAGGCGCTGCGCGCCCTCGAGATGCAGCACCTCGTGCACACCACGCGCGGGGTCGGGGGCGGCAACGTGGTGACGACACCGACGGTCGCGCAGGTGACAGGTGACATCGGCGCCAACATCATGATGTTGTGGGAGGCCGACGACCTCGCGCTCGAGGAGTTCCTGGAGGTACGCGGGCTCCTCGAGGTCTACGCGGCGCGCCAGAGCGCCAAGCGGCGAACGCCCGAGCAGCTTGATGCGATGCGACGCGCCCTGAGCGCAGAGCCGCCCAGCGACGGCACGGCAGAGCGGATATCGCTCAGTGCGGACTTCCACATGGCTGTTCTTGCCGGAGCGTGCAATTCGTTGCTGACCCTTCAGGCGGCGCCGATCTACATGGTGCTCAAGCAGCGAATGAGCCGTGAACCGCTGAACGATGCGTTCGGCTGCCAGCTCCACGACGAGCATCGAGACATCTACGACGCCATCAGAGATCAGGACTCCGCGCGCGCCGCCCGCCTCATGCGCGCCCACCTGAACTGGCAGGTCACCATCTACAGGCGCATCTGGAGCGATCCGCCCGCCGGCGCTTCGGGCGCGTCCGGTCCGCCGGCTCTCTAG